From Verrucomicrobiota bacterium, one genomic window encodes:
- a CDS encoding DUF1549 and DUF1553 domain-containing protein has translation MLAPFGLLIGSAIAFSSSLETQERSEIPAFNMASADTHWAFIPLEKPELPSVDVGLGNEVDAFILANLQTRGLKPNGPADKRSLLRRVTYDLIGLPPTYEEVQSFVADESADAFEKVVDRLLASPAYGERWGRHWLDIARYADTKGRPNFRDGNRYAYAHTYRDYVIEAFNDDKPYDQFILEQIAADQLDLGEDNSELAALGFLTLGKLMAKNDLIDDQIDVITQGLQGLTVSCARCHDHKFDPIPTSDYYSLHGIFNSTEVPTEMPVIRHPESEADYQSYLAEVAKIQKRIDIRAEEVIDLWLLNERHHAGDFLNSYEEAMTIEDDGSVTGDFTVFAGTNNVSPHLLRSWIAYLETEEGRSHPVLSDWFEKYAKNDREAGVAHYNQLFKNALDGKNGYDEVRNFLKEEGTPLNPDRVVVKVWIVRKIEEPENAGDIMKERDAVEWTHPGTPYRAHVVADVSEPTDSPIFKRGNVGTPGDIVPRQFLEILSRGNRKQYTEGSGRLQLAQEIATPDNPLTARVLVNRVWGWHTGAPLVDTPSDFGVRTPEPVQIDLLNWLATSFIESGWSIKALHKLIVLSNTYQQSSKPNQKSVAADSENTLWHHFPSERLDFESMRDTLLEVSGNLDRTMGGVQQDILDPASNRRTVYSFFDRSEPPGVFRTFDHPSPNATASARFETIVPQQALFLMNSPFTIRQARILADRIGKEEANIRSRINRFYQVVFQREGTKEELQTGVEFISNAEAYKESMAGNSSTDPEAKEPLSSWGLYAQALLLSNELMFVD, from the coding sequence GCGGATACGCACTGGGCTTTTATCCCTTTGGAAAAGCCAGAGCTTCCCTCAGTCGATGTTGGCTTGGGCAACGAAGTGGATGCGTTTATTTTAGCGAATCTTCAAACGCGTGGATTGAAACCAAATGGTCCTGCTGACAAACGAAGCCTCCTTCGACGTGTGACTTATGACCTTATTGGACTACCTCCCACTTATGAAGAGGTACAATCCTTTGTAGCGGATGAATCCGCGGATGCTTTCGAAAAAGTAGTCGATCGGCTACTGGCTTCACCTGCTTACGGTGAGCGTTGGGGAAGACATTGGCTGGATATAGCGCGTTACGCTGATACCAAAGGGAGGCCCAACTTTCGTGACGGTAACCGTTATGCCTACGCTCATACTTATCGCGATTATGTGATCGAAGCCTTTAACGACGACAAACCCTATGACCAATTCATTTTGGAACAGATTGCAGCCGACCAGTTGGATTTGGGAGAGGACAACAGTGAGTTGGCAGCTTTGGGCTTTCTCACCTTGGGGAAATTAATGGCAAAGAATGATTTGATTGATGATCAGATCGACGTGATAACCCAAGGCTTGCAAGGACTCACTGTTTCCTGCGCACGTTGTCACGACCATAAGTTTGATCCTATTCCGACCAGTGACTATTATTCGCTTCACGGTATTTTCAACTCAACCGAAGTTCCGACGGAAATGCCTGTGATTCGGCATCCTGAAAGTGAAGCAGATTACCAATCTTATTTAGCTGAAGTAGCGAAAATCCAAAAACGAATTGATATAAGAGCGGAGGAAGTCATCGACCTATGGTTGTTAAACGAACGACATCATGCGGGAGATTTTCTGAATTCTTATGAAGAAGCCATGACGATCGAGGATGATGGTAGTGTCACGGGGGATTTCACAGTGTTTGCCGGAACTAACAACGTGAGTCCTCATTTGTTGCGAAGCTGGATTGCCTACCTGGAAACAGAAGAAGGACGCTCCCATCCAGTTTTGAGTGATTGGTTTGAAAAGTATGCCAAAAACGACAGAGAAGCCGGGGTTGCGCATTACAACCAGTTGTTCAAAAATGCTCTCGATGGGAAAAACGGCTATGACGAGGTAAGAAATTTTTTGAAAGAGGAAGGCACGCCTCTTAATCCGGATCGTGTGGTGGTCAAGGTATGGATTGTGCGTAAGATTGAAGAACCTGAGAACGCCGGTGACATCATGAAAGAGCGTGATGCGGTTGAATGGACCCATCCGGGAACACCCTATCGTGCCCACGTTGTAGCCGACGTATCCGAACCAACAGATTCTCCCATCTTTAAACGAGGAAACGTTGGAACTCCGGGGGATATTGTTCCCCGTCAGTTTCTAGAAATACTATCAAGGGGAAATAGAAAACAATACACAGAAGGAAGTGGAAGGCTGCAATTGGCCCAGGAAATTGCTACTCCTGACAATCCCTTAACTGCCCGAGTCCTCGTAAATCGAGTATGGGGATGGCACACGGGTGCCCCACTGGTGGATACGCCGAGCGATTTCGGGGTTCGAACCCCTGAGCCAGTGCAAATTGATCTTCTGAATTGGTTGGCCACTTCGTTTATCGAGTCAGGGTGGTCCATCAAGGCGCTGCACAAATTGATCGTGCTTTCCAATACCTATCAGCAATCGAGCAAGCCCAATCAGAAGTCAGTGGCAGCAGATTCCGAAAATACTCTATGGCATCACTTCCCAAGTGAACGGTTGGATTTTGAATCTATGCGCGATACCTTATTAGAAGTGTCTGGCAACCTGGATCGAACCATGGGTGGTGTGCAGCAAGATATTTTGGATCCTGCGTCTAACCGGCGGACCGTCTACAGTTTTTTTGACCGATCAGAACCGCCTGGTGTATTTCGAACCTTTGATCACCCCAGTCCCAATGCGACTGCTTCGGCCAGGTTTGAAACGATTGTACCCCAACAAGCCTTGTTTCTCATGAATAGCCCGTTTACTATTCGACAGGCGAGAATCCTCGCTGACCGAATTGGTAAGGAGGAGGCCAATATCAGATCCCGGATCAATCGATTTTATCAAGTTGTATTTCAGCGGGAAGGAACAAAGGAGGAGCTTCAAACCGGTGTTGAATTTATTTCGAATGCCGAAGCTTATAAGGAATCGATGGCTGGAAACAGTTCAACGGATCCCGAGGCTAAAGAACCACTCTCAAGCTGGGGACTATACGCCCAGGCGTTGCTCTTGTCTAACGAACTGATGTTTGTCGATTAG
- a CDS encoding DUF1549 and DUF1553 domain-containing protein — protein MNSPSEKMNRMISVWIGVIGLAIGSAIGFASSPETQQSPVEPAFNMAAADTHWAFIPLQKPELPTVHVGSGNEVDALILNKLRERGLKPNAPADKRSLIRRVTYDLTGLPPTFEEMQSFVENDSPNAYEQLVERLLASPAFGERWARHWLDVARYADSEGRPNFRDGNRYKYSHTYRDYVIEAFNEDKPYDRFILEQIAADQLDLGEDKKELAALGFLTLGNSFFRRKDFIIDDQIDVVTRGLQGLTVTCARCHDHKFDPIPTRDYYSLHGIFNSSELPKELPIIRYPENKEDHESYLAEIARLQKLIEEKTEETIDKWLLNERSVAGNFLGAVEEGKTIVDEAEFVVFAKSKGVSPELLRLWIEYLETDEGRAQPLLKDWFDIFASADPLPGIVHYNQLFKDALNDDQAGVETVWAFLTEPGTPLNPDREKVAEWLDRKIGAETTKLTKEIGDLEFTHPGTPFRAHALVDIAEPKDSPIYKRGDPKNLGEEVPRRYLEVLAGEKRKPYTTGSGRLDLAREIANANNPLTARIFVNRVWGWHMGTPLVDTPSDFGVRTPEPDHIDLLNWLAASFIESGWSMKALHKMIVLSNTYQQSSTANPESVAADSENLFWHHFPRTRLDFESLRDTLLEVSGNLDRTMGGLQQDLLDPTTNRRTVYSYFDRTEPAGIFRTFDHPSPNATAPERFETIVPQQALFLMNSPFIIRQAKFLADRIGLEAGEDVESQIGEYYKVVFQRNATKEEIQIGVEFISNAEAFTASSVVVKSTEDSEAKEPLSGWELYAQALLLSNELIFVD, from the coding sequence ATGAACTCCCCGTCTGAAAAAATGAACCGGATGATATCTGTTTGGATTGGGGTAATCGGCTTGGCGATTGGAAGTGCAATCGGTTTTGCCTCCTCCCCGGAGACTCAGCAATCTCCAGTCGAACCTGCCTTTAATATGGCTGCGGCGGATACGCACTGGGCTTTCATCCCCTTGCAAAAACCTGAGCTTCCCACAGTTCATGTTGGCTCAGGTAACGAAGTGGACGCGCTTATTCTAAATAAACTTCGCGAGCGTGGGTTGAAACCAAATGCCCCTGCTGACAAACGCAGCCTTATTCGGCGGGTGACATATGATCTTACAGGACTGCCACCCACATTTGAAGAAATGCAGTCGTTCGTGGAGAATGACTCGCCCAATGCCTATGAACAACTCGTAGAACGTCTTTTGGCTTCACCTGCTTTTGGCGAACGTTGGGCGAGACATTGGCTGGATGTGGCGCGTTATGCCGATTCTGAGGGACGACCAAATTTTCGAGACGGTAACCGTTATAAATATTCTCACACCTATCGCGACTACGTGATAGAAGCATTCAATGAGGACAAACCTTACGATCGCTTTATACTGGAGCAAATTGCGGCCGATCAGTTGGACCTGGGTGAAGATAAAAAAGAACTAGCGGCTCTCGGATTTTTGACCTTAGGCAATTCCTTTTTCAGGAGAAAAGATTTTATAATCGATGATCAGATCGATGTGGTCACGCGAGGACTACAGGGACTGACGGTTACATGCGCTCGTTGCCATGATCACAAGTTTGATCCGATTCCGACCCGGGATTATTATTCACTTCATGGTATCTTTAACTCCTCCGAGTTGCCTAAGGAATTGCCAATTATTCGTTATCCAGAAAACAAAGAAGATCATGAATCTTATTTGGCTGAAATAGCGCGGTTACAAAAACTGATTGAAGAAAAGACGGAAGAGACGATCGACAAATGGTTGTTGAACGAGCGTTCTGTGGCCGGAAATTTCCTGGGAGCTGTTGAAGAAGGAAAAACAATTGTTGATGAGGCCGAATTCGTAGTTTTTGCCAAAAGTAAAGGAGTCAGTCCGGAACTTCTACGGCTTTGGATCGAATACCTGGAAACAGATGAAGGACGAGCTCAACCACTCTTGAAAGATTGGTTCGATATTTTTGCCAGTGCGGATCCCCTGCCAGGGATTGTGCATTACAATCAATTATTCAAAGACGCCCTGAATGACGACCAGGCAGGCGTTGAAACCGTCTGGGCCTTTCTTACCGAACCAGGAACACCGCTGAATCCGGATCGCGAAAAAGTTGCCGAGTGGCTTGATCGAAAAATTGGGGCGGAAACGACTAAACTCACCAAAGAAATTGGGGACCTTGAATTCACCCACCCAGGGACACCTTTTCGGGCACATGCTTTAGTCGATATTGCGGAGCCTAAGGACTCTCCCATTTATAAACGGGGAGATCCGAAAAACCTGGGAGAGGAGGTTCCTCGGCGTTACCTTGAAGTACTCGCTGGAGAAAAACGAAAACCCTATACGACTGGTAGCGGAAGACTGGATCTGGCTCGCGAAATTGCGAATGCCAACAATCCGTTAACTGCTCGCATTTTTGTTAATCGAGTATGGGGATGGCATATGGGTACCCCACTGGTGGATACGCCCAGCGATTTTGGTGTAAGGACGCCCGAGCCGGATCATATCGATTTATTAAATTGGTTGGCTGCCTCGTTTATCGAATCAGGTTGGTCCATGAAGGCGTTGCACAAAATGATTGTGCTATCCAATACCTATCAGCAATCGAGTACAGCCAACCCGGAGTCTGTGGCTGCAGATTCTGAAAATCTCTTCTGGCATCACTTTCCCAGGACAAGGTTGGATTTTGAGTCCCTTCGCGACACCTTGCTTGAAGTATCCGGAAACCTGGATCGGACCATGGGCGGACTACAGCAAGATCTTTTGGATCCAACGACCAATCGTCGAACGGTTTACAGTTACTTTGATAGAACGGAACCAGCTGGCATTTTTCGGACTTTTGACCATCCCAGTCCTAACGCGACCGCTCCGGAGAGATTCGAAACCATTGTTCCCCAACAAGCCCTGTTTCTTATGAATAGTCCTTTTATAATTCGGCAGGCTAAATTTCTGGCGGACCGAATCGGCCTTGAAGCAGGGGAGGACGTAGAGTCGCAGATCGGTGAGTATTATAAGGTGGTTTTTCAGCGAAATGCGACCAAGGAGGAAATTCAAATTGGGGTTGAGTTCATATCGAATGCTGAAGCTTTCACTGCTAGTTCTGTTGTTGTAAAAAGCACTGAGGATTCTGAAGCGAAAGAGCCACTCTCAGGATGGGAACTTTATGCCCAAGCTTTGCTTTTGTCCAACGAGCTGATCTTTGTCGATTAG